A section of the Aliidongia dinghuensis genome encodes:
- a CDS encoding ArnT family glycosyltransferase has protein sequence MPQKASTAPKTAAPKTQALPRREIDPMFRVALLIVGAVTFLRLLWLAGQPIDLYPDEAQYWIWAQKLQFGYYSKPPMVAWLIWATTHLFSTSDLAVKVSAPLLYVVTSLVVHATAKRLYDARIAAWSTIAFITLPAVSLSALIISTDVPLLFCWAVATYGFVRAREEGGQRWWLLVGIAGGVGLLSKYATGFWLASALGFLLLVPDERRHLKPFLLSLGLTLVVYAPNFVWNATNGFVSYLHTRDNANVRDYGLHPQAFAEFAGAQFGVFGPIFLGTLIVIVAGARRIGADRRALLLMSFALPTLAIMLVEAMLSRAQPNWSAPTYLTATILVVAYLTQKGRDGLVQWSVVLHVALCVLLLGARDISKAVGHPIPGKLDPLHRVRGWQTLGNSLSQIHLQYLDLPLLADQRELMAAMIYYMQPHPFDMRMWNPAGHVRNGFEMDNSLGGTPGGDYLWITQREGAERQEVFDRFAEHAQVAHVVIPLGPGLARDVTLYKLTGFKGYTDAKP, from the coding sequence GTGCCTCAGAAGGCCTCGACCGCGCCCAAGACCGCCGCGCCCAAGACCCAGGCCCTGCCGCGCCGCGAGATCGACCCGATGTTCCGCGTGGCACTCCTGATCGTGGGCGCCGTCACGTTCCTGCGCCTGCTCTGGCTCGCCGGCCAGCCGATCGACCTCTATCCGGACGAGGCGCAATACTGGATCTGGGCCCAGAAACTCCAGTTCGGCTACTACTCGAAGCCGCCGATGGTCGCTTGGCTGATCTGGGCCACGACGCACCTGTTCAGCACGTCGGACCTGGCGGTCAAGGTCTCGGCGCCCTTGCTCTATGTCGTGACCAGCCTGGTCGTGCACGCGACCGCGAAGCGGCTCTACGACGCGCGCATCGCCGCGTGGTCGACGATCGCCTTCATCACGCTGCCGGCGGTCTCGCTGTCGGCGCTCATCATCTCGACCGACGTGCCGCTGCTGTTCTGCTGGGCGGTCGCGACCTACGGCTTCGTGCGGGCGCGCGAGGAGGGCGGGCAGCGCTGGTGGCTCCTCGTCGGCATCGCCGGCGGTGTCGGCCTGCTCTCGAAATACGCCACGGGCTTCTGGCTCGCCTCCGCACTGGGCTTCCTCCTGCTGGTGCCGGACGAGCGGCGCCACCTGAAGCCGTTCCTCCTGAGCCTGGGTCTGACGCTTGTGGTCTACGCGCCCAACTTCGTTTGGAACGCGACCAACGGCTTCGTCAGCTACTTGCACACCCGCGACAATGCGAACGTGCGCGACTACGGCCTGCACCCGCAGGCGTTCGCCGAGTTCGCGGGCGCGCAGTTCGGCGTGTTCGGGCCGATCTTCCTCGGCACCCTGATCGTGATCGTCGCGGGCGCCCGGCGCATCGGCGCCGACCGGCGTGCGCTCCTGCTGATGAGCTTCGCGCTGCCGACGCTCGCCATCATGCTGGTCGAGGCGATGCTGTCGCGCGCCCAGCCGAACTGGTCGGCACCGACCTATCTCACGGCGACGATCCTGGTCGTGGCGTATCTCACGCAGAAGGGGCGGGACGGGCTCGTGCAATGGTCCGTCGTGCTGCATGTGGCGCTCTGCGTGCTGCTCCTGGGCGCGCGCGACATCAGCAAGGCGGTCGGCCATCCGATCCCCGGCAAGCTCGACCCGCTGCACCGGGTGCGCGGCTGGCAGACGCTCGGCAACAGCCTGTCGCAGATCCACCTGCAGTATCTCGACCTGCCGCTGCTGGCGGACCAGCGCGAGCTGATGGCGGCGATGATCTATTACATGCAGCCGCACCCGTTCGACATGCGCATGTGGAACCCGGCGGGTCATGTGCGCAACGGCTTCGAGATGGACAACAGCCTCGGCGGCACGCCCGGCGGCGACTATCTCTGGATCACCCAGCGCGAGGGCGCCGAGCGGCAAGAAGTGTTCGACCGCTTCGCCGAGCATGCGCAGGTCGCCCATGTCGTGATCCCGCTCGGCCCCGGCCTGGCCCGCGATGTGACGCTCTACAAGCTCACGGGCTTCAAGGGCTACACGGACGCAAAGCCGTAG
- the trxB gene encoding thioredoxin-disulfide reductase has protein sequence MSERHHTKVLIIGAGPAGYTAAIYAARANLQPILVQGMQPGGQLTITTDVENYPGFADVIQGPWLMEQMQKQAEHVGTKMVFDLITSVDFSKRPFVCTADSGDVFVAETVIIATGAQARWLSVPGEETYRGFGVSACATCDGFFFRNKNIAIVGGGNTAVEEAIYLTNHADTVTLIHRRDSLRAEKIMQDRLFANPKIRVIWNSAVEEILGEQNPPRVTGLRLKDTVTGDVNHMAVDGFFVAIGHTPVTEIFKDQITLDQDGYIVTRPDSTATNVPGVYAAGDVKDKVYRQAVTAAGMGCMAALEAEKFIAAQEAEGHRNHRTEGGTALRAAE, from the coding sequence ATGTCCGAGCGTCATCATACGAAAGTCCTGATCATCGGCGCCGGCCCGGCCGGTTATACCGCGGCGATCTACGCTGCGCGCGCGAACCTGCAGCCGATCCTGGTGCAGGGCATGCAGCCGGGTGGCCAGCTGACGATCACGACCGACGTCGAGAATTACCCGGGCTTCGCCGACGTGATCCAGGGCCCCTGGCTCATGGAGCAGATGCAGAAACAGGCCGAGCATGTGGGCACCAAGATGGTGTTCGACCTCATCACCTCGGTCGATTTCTCGAAGCGCCCGTTCGTGTGCACTGCCGACAGCGGCGACGTGTTCGTGGCCGAGACGGTCATCATCGCGACCGGCGCCCAGGCGCGCTGGCTCAGCGTCCCCGGCGAGGAGACCTATCGCGGCTTCGGCGTCTCGGCCTGCGCCACCTGCGACGGCTTCTTCTTCCGCAACAAGAACATTGCGATCGTCGGCGGCGGCAATACTGCGGTCGAGGAGGCGATCTACCTCACCAACCACGCCGACACGGTGACCTTGATCCACCGGCGCGACAGCCTGCGCGCGGAAAAGATCATGCAGGACCGTCTGTTCGCCAATCCGAAGATCCGCGTCATCTGGAACAGCGCGGTCGAGGAGATCCTGGGCGAGCAAAACCCGCCGCGCGTGACCGGGCTCCGCCTCAAGGACACGGTCACCGGCGACGTGAACCATATGGCGGTTGACGGCTTCTTCGTCGCGATCGGCCATACGCCGGTGACGGAGATTTTCAAGGACCAGATCACGCTGGACCAGGACGGCTACATCGTGACGCGGCCGGACTCGACGGCGACCAACGTGCCGGGCGTGTATGCGGCCGGCGACGTCAAGGACAAGGTCTATCGCCAGGCGGTGACCGCCGCCGGCATGGGCTGCATGGCGGCGCTCGAAGCCGAGAAATTCATCGCGGCCCAAGAGGCCGAAGGGCATCGCAATCATCGCACCGAAGGCGGTACGGCACTGCGCGCAGCCGAGTAA
- a CDS encoding LysR family transcriptional regulator, with translation MDWDKLRVFHAVAEAGSFTHAGDALNLSQSAVSRQISGLEESLQVPLFHRHARGLILTEQGELLYRTARDVFAKLSMTEAMLSESKDRPKGPLKVTTTVAFGSAWLTPRIREFLELYPEITLSLLVDDGELDLSMREADVAIRMAPPRQPDLVQRHLMTVRSHAYASPDYLKKHGTPTRPEDLDEHRTVIYGDDSRPPTPSINWLAEVGAKPGAERRPILKVNNIYGIYRAVQSGLGIGSLPNYMGQETSDLVRVLPELSGPTVEAYFVYPEELRPSKRIAVFRDFLIRKVQESRLT, from the coding sequence ATGGACTGGGACAAGCTGCGGGTCTTTCATGCGGTCGCGGAGGCCGGCAGCTTCACCCACGCGGGTGATGCGCTGAACCTCAGCCAGTCGGCGGTCAGCCGGCAGATCAGCGGGCTCGAGGAGAGCCTGCAGGTGCCGCTGTTCCACCGGCATGCGCGGGGCCTCATTCTGACCGAGCAGGGCGAATTGCTCTATCGCACGGCGCGCGACGTGTTCGCGAAGCTGTCGATGACCGAGGCCATGCTGTCGGAGAGCAAGGACCGGCCCAAGGGGCCGCTCAAGGTGACGACGACCGTCGCCTTCGGCTCGGCGTGGCTGACGCCGCGCATCCGCGAGTTCCTCGAGCTCTATCCCGAGATCACCTTGAGCCTGCTGGTCGACGACGGCGAACTCGATCTCTCCATGCGCGAGGCAGACGTCGCGATCCGCATGGCGCCGCCGCGCCAGCCCGACCTGGTGCAGCGTCACCTGATGACCGTGCGCTCGCATGCCTACGCGTCGCCCGACTATCTGAAGAAGCACGGCACGCCGACCCGGCCCGAGGATCTGGACGAGCATCGCACCGTCATCTACGGCGACGATTCGCGGCCGCCGACGCCCAGCATCAACTGGCTGGCCGAGGTCGGCGCCAAGCCGGGAGCCGAGCGCCGGCCGATCCTCAAGGTCAACAACATCTACGGCATCTATCGCGCCGTGCAGAGCGGCCTCGGGATCGGCTCGCTGCCCAATTACATGGGCCAGGAGACGAGCGACCTGGTCCGCGTGCTGCCGGAACTGTCCGGCCCCACGGTCGAAGCCTATTTCGTCTATCCGGAGGAACTGCGCCCGTCGAAGCGTATCGCGGTGTTCCGCGACTTCCTCATCCGCAAGGTCCAGGAATCCCGCCTGACCTAA
- a CDS encoding PAS domain S-box protein: protein MLIAGSCVVAVCVLSVFFWSLWDSRRSALDHAVQTAQNLTATLAHDAERNITSYDLSLQGVIDGLKFDETRTLKPDLQRQILFDRAATAAFFGSITVIGADGRMMIDSQSTEPHSGDYADRDYFKVHRDNTAVGLYISPPFKSRVTGDWEIALSRRISNPDDSFAGVVAGSLKLAFFQNLFDGIDLGPNGAAALFNVDRTMILRKPYNPSEWGRSLPRSPLFQKLAQNSTGWFQYHSLTDGVERIAAYQRIGKFPLVISIATACDTVFAEWRQKALVVGATMLFAAGLTLLLGTFALRELNRRSLAEQAALENERLYRLLADNSSDLIVLADIDGVRRFISPAARELYGYEPEEMMGSNTFGAAHPEDRHFLTDAFEQLTNGAPSAVAQVRAQRKGGDYVWVETHMRLVRDPLTDELRVLGLIRDISRRHEIEQAIRESELQFRSLANSVSDVIIRSGPDGRLRYVSPSCRTVLGYEPEELVGTKRGTFSHPEDRAHIEARMAAIVAGDGDNVIAFRVIRRDGTTIWLEARISLVRAAETNELVEMIAVMRDISQQKAIEERLERARIEAEKASQLKSDFLANMSHEIRTPMNGIIGMTGLLLATRLDPEQRRFADAVRISADALLSVINDILDLSKLEAGKLNLETVPFDFSTIVENCVELMTAKALDKGITLTAEVAERAYLPHLGDPTRLRQIILNLLSNAVKFTDHGFVSIKVKATALATGASFIRIHVEDSGIGMDETVRAKLFRKFEQADTSVARRFGGTGLGLAISKQLIDRMGGRIGVSSTPGYGSRFTVELTLPVTDTAPVDLVPEDKTARDKASGGSTAPGASPLPPVASKAGRILVAEDNAVNQLLVVTLLTDAGYAVDVAEDGTEAVAAVKQQAYDLILMDAQMPNMDGLQATQEIRKLANGRGRVPIIALTANAMAGDREHYIAAGMDDYLSKPLDAATMLAMVSNWIGQHRADVGWKKEAG from the coding sequence ATGCTGATCGCCGGCAGCTGTGTCGTGGCCGTCTGCGTCTTGAGCGTTTTCTTCTGGTCACTCTGGGATTCGCGCCGCAGCGCGCTCGATCACGCCGTGCAGACCGCGCAGAACCTGACCGCGACGCTCGCCCACGATGCGGAACGCAACATCACCAGCTACGATCTCTCGCTGCAGGGCGTCATCGACGGGCTCAAGTTCGACGAAACGAGGACTCTCAAGCCCGACCTCCAGCGCCAGATCCTGTTCGATCGGGCGGCGACGGCGGCGTTCTTCGGCTCCATCACCGTGATCGGCGCCGACGGCCGGATGATGATCGACTCCCAGTCGACCGAGCCGCACTCGGGCGACTATGCCGATCGGGATTATTTCAAGGTCCATCGCGACAATACCGCCGTCGGGCTCTACATCAGCCCGCCGTTCAAGAGCCGCGTGACCGGCGACTGGGAGATCGCGCTCAGCCGCCGGATCAGCAACCCGGACGACAGCTTTGCCGGAGTCGTCGCCGGCAGCCTGAAGCTCGCGTTCTTCCAGAACCTGTTCGACGGCATCGATCTCGGGCCGAACGGGGCGGCCGCCCTGTTCAACGTCGACCGAACCATGATCCTGCGCAAGCCCTACAACCCGTCGGAGTGGGGGCGAAGCCTTCCCCGCTCTCCCCTGTTCCAGAAGCTTGCCCAGAACAGCACCGGCTGGTTCCAATATCACTCGCTCACCGATGGGGTCGAACGGATCGCCGCCTATCAGCGGATCGGCAAGTTCCCGCTCGTCATCAGCATCGCGACCGCCTGCGATACGGTCTTCGCCGAATGGCGCCAGAAGGCGCTGGTCGTGGGGGCCACCATGCTGTTTGCGGCCGGGCTCACGCTGCTGCTCGGCACCTTCGCGCTCAGGGAGCTCAACCGCCGCAGCCTGGCAGAGCAGGCGGCGCTCGAGAACGAGCGGCTCTACCGCCTGCTCGCCGACAATTCCTCGGACCTGATCGTGCTTGCCGACATCGACGGCGTCCGGCGCTTCATTTCGCCCGCGGCGCGCGAACTCTACGGCTACGAGCCCGAAGAGATGATGGGCTCCAACACCTTCGGCGCCGCCCACCCCGAGGACCGGCATTTCCTGACCGATGCGTTCGAGCAGCTGACGAACGGCGCGCCCAGCGCGGTCGCCCAGGTTCGCGCCCAGCGCAAAGGCGGCGACTATGTCTGGGTCGAGACCCACATGCGCCTGGTTCGCGATCCGCTGACCGACGAGTTGCGCGTCCTGGGCCTGATCCGCGACATCAGCCGCCGCCACGAAATCGAGCAGGCGATCCGCGAGAGCGAACTGCAATTCCGCTCGCTCGCCAACAGCGTCAGCGACGTCATCATCCGCAGCGGGCCGGACGGCCGGCTGCGCTACGTCTCGCCGTCGTGCCGCACGGTACTGGGCTACGAGCCGGAAGAGCTGGTCGGCACCAAGCGCGGCACGTTCAGCCATCCGGAGGACCGCGCGCACATTGAGGCACGCATGGCGGCGATCGTGGCGGGCGACGGCGACAATGTCATCGCCTTCCGCGTGATCCGGCGCGACGGCACGACGATCTGGCTGGAAGCGCGCATCTCGCTGGTCCGCGCAGCGGAGACGAACGAGCTTGTGGAGATGATCGCCGTCATGCGCGACATCTCGCAACAGAAGGCGATCGAGGAGCGGCTCGAACGGGCGCGCATCGAGGCGGAGAAAGCGAGCCAGCTCAAGTCCGACTTCCTCGCCAACATGAGCCACGAGATCCGCACGCCGATGAACGGCATCATCGGCATGACGGGCCTGCTGCTCGCGACCCGGCTCGACCCCGAGCAGCGGCGCTTCGCCGATGCCGTGCGCATCTCCGCCGACGCGCTGCTGTCGGTCATCAACGACATTCTCGACCTGTCCAAGCTCGAGGCGGGCAAGCTCAACCTCGAGACCGTGCCGTTCGATTTCTCGACGATCGTCGAGAACTGCGTCGAGCTCATGACGGCCAAGGCGCTCGACAAGGGCATCACACTCACCGCCGAAGTGGCTGAGCGGGCCTACCTGCCCCACCTCGGCGATCCGACGCGGCTCCGGCAGATCATCCTCAATCTCCTGTCGAATGCGGTGAAATTCACCGACCACGGCTTCGTCTCGATCAAGGTCAAGGCGACGGCGCTCGCGACCGGCGCGTCGTTCATCCGGATCCATGTCGAGGATTCCGGCATCGGCATGGACGAAACGGTGAGAGCGAAGCTGTTCCGGAAATTCGAGCAGGCCGACACGTCGGTCGCCCGGCGCTTCGGCGGCACCGGCCTGGGCCTCGCCATCTCCAAGCAGCTGATCGATCGCATGGGCGGCCGCATCGGCGTCTCGAGCACGCCCGGCTACGGCAGCCGCTTCACCGTCGAGCTCACGCTGCCGGTGACCGACACCGCGCCCGTGGATCTGGTGCCAGAGGACAAGACGGCGCGCGACAAGGCCTCGGGCGGAAGCACCGCGCCAGGCGCCTCGCCGCTGCCGCCCGTCGCAAGCAAGGCCGGGCGCATCCTGGTCGCCGAAGACAATGCGGTGAACCAGCTGCTGGTCGTGACCCTGTTGACCGATGCCGGCTATGCGGTCGACGTGGCGGAGGATGGGACCGAGGCGGTCGCCGCGGTCAAGCAGCAGGCCTACGATCTCATCCTGATGGACGCGCAGATGCCGAACATGGACGGGCTGCAGGCGACGCAGGAGATCCGCAAGCTCGCCAACGGCCGGGGCCGCGTGCCGATCATCGCGCTCACCGCCAACGCGATGGCGGGCGACCGCGAGCATTACATCGCGGCCGGCATGGACGATTACCTGTCGAAGCCGCTCGACGCGGCGACCATGCTGGCGATGGTCTCGAACTGGATCGGCCAGCACCGCGCCGACGTGGGATGGAAAAAAGAGGCCGGATGA
- a CDS encoding IclR family transcriptional regulator domain-containing protein translates to MAKLRSQDAAARIENGLGPDFSEALARGLAVLTAFGTERGPLTLSDIARLVDLPRATTRRALYTLTHLGFAESDGKLYRLTPKVLTLAGSYLLSNQISTILQPACDALSAEFGEAVSAAVLLDDQVVMIAHASPQRLMAAGAGIGFRVPAYCSALGRVLLAALPDLALDRYFEVLMPVAVTAVTITDKAALRAAVLETRTRGYALVDQEAESGFRSLAVPIRRYDGRVIAAMNIGARVERSSVEDMVAAHLERLCAVSDEICRQLI, encoded by the coding sequence ATGGCGAAACTTCGATCACAAGATGCGGCCGCTCGGATCGAGAACGGCCTCGGCCCGGACTTTTCCGAAGCGCTCGCCCGCGGGCTCGCCGTACTGACGGCGTTCGGCACCGAGCGCGGTCCGCTGACCTTGAGCGACATCGCGCGCCTGGTCGACCTGCCCCGGGCGACGACCCGACGCGCGCTCTACACGCTGACACACCTGGGCTTCGCCGAGAGCGACGGCAAGCTCTACCGCCTGACGCCCAAGGTGCTGACGCTCGCCGGCAGCTATCTGCTGTCGAACCAGATCTCGACGATCCTGCAGCCGGCGTGCGACGCCTTGTCGGCGGAATTCGGCGAAGCCGTCTCGGCGGCTGTGCTGCTTGATGACCAGGTCGTCATGATCGCCCACGCGTCGCCGCAGCGCCTGATGGCAGCTGGCGCCGGAATCGGCTTCCGCGTCCCGGCCTATTGCTCGGCACTCGGGCGGGTCTTGCTCGCCGCATTGCCGGATCTGGCGCTCGATCGCTATTTCGAGGTCTTGATGCCGGTCGCCGTCACCGCCGTGACGATCACCGACAAGGCAGCTCTCAGGGCCGCGGTGCTGGAGACCCGGACCCGCGGCTACGCGCTCGTCGACCAGGAGGCCGAGAGCGGCTTCCGGTCGCTGGCGGTGCCGATCCGCCGGTACGACGGCCGGGTCATCGCCGCCATGAACATCGGCGCCCGCGTCGAGCGGAGCAGCGTCGAAGATATGGTGGCGGCCCATCTGGAACGGCTGTGCGCCGTCAGCGACGAGATCTGCCGGCAGCTGATCTAG
- a CDS encoding NAD(P)/FAD-dependent oxidoreductase, whose amino-acid sequence MTAGLVIVGASYAGVQMAATARDLGFAEPILLLSEEPHAPYQKPPLSKGYLSGKVDDAALPLRGEAFFTENAIDLVCNTRVAALDLAGRRVLTADGVYGFRKLMLATGSRPRRLAIPGADLDGVHVLRTLDDARALRAAMRQAERAVVVGGGYIGLEIASSLIAAGLAVMLLEAADQVLARVAMPPLARYLARKHREKGVALRLGMTAKAIVGDAGRVQAVECDDGRQIPADLVVIGIGAVPNGELAIDAGLATCSGVVVVDDRAQTSVPDVFAAGDCACAEQGGRLIRLESVQNAGDQARAAAAAATGHAPPARPVPWFWSDQYDFKVQSAGLAAGYDEVAMRGNAESDRFALFYFRGQRLIAVDTVNRPGDHLTARKLLARRAPLTPQQAADESTDLRALLDQAAAT is encoded by the coding sequence GTGACCGCCGGGCTCGTCATCGTCGGGGCGTCCTATGCAGGCGTGCAGATGGCCGCGACCGCGCGCGACCTGGGCTTTGCCGAGCCCATTCTGCTGCTGAGCGAGGAGCCGCACGCGCCTTATCAAAAGCCGCCGCTCTCCAAGGGCTATCTCTCAGGCAAGGTCGATGACGCGGCGCTGCCGCTGCGCGGCGAGGCGTTCTTTACGGAAAATGCCATCGACCTGGTCTGCAACACGCGGGTCGCGGCGCTCGATCTCGCTGGCCGACGGGTGCTAACCGCGGACGGCGTCTATGGTTTCAGGAAACTGATGCTTGCCACGGGCAGCCGTCCGCGGCGGCTCGCCATTCCGGGGGCGGACCTCGACGGCGTCCACGTCCTGCGCACGCTCGACGATGCCCGCGCCCTGCGCGCGGCGATGCGGCAGGCCGAGCGCGCGGTCGTGGTCGGCGGGGGGTATATCGGCCTGGAAATCGCCTCAAGCCTGATTGCCGCCGGCCTGGCGGTGATGCTGCTCGAGGCGGCGGACCAGGTGCTGGCCCGGGTCGCGATGCCGCCGCTCGCCCGGTATCTCGCGCGCAAGCATCGTGAGAAGGGGGTGGCGCTGCGGCTCGGCATGACGGCCAAGGCCATTGTCGGCGACGCGGGGCGCGTTCAGGCGGTCGAATGCGACGACGGCCGGCAGATCCCGGCCGATCTGGTGGTGATCGGCATCGGTGCCGTGCCGAACGGCGAGCTCGCTATCGATGCCGGCCTCGCCACCTGCTCGGGGGTGGTTGTGGTCGATGACCGGGCGCAAACAAGCGTGCCCGACGTCTTTGCGGCCGGCGACTGCGCCTGCGCCGAGCAGGGTGGACGTCTCATTCGCCTGGAATCCGTGCAGAACGCCGGCGACCAGGCCCGGGCCGCCGCCGCGGCCGCGACGGGCCACGCGCCGCCCGCGCGGCCGGTTCCGTGGTTCTGGTCGGATCAATATGACTTCAAGGTGCAGTCCGCCGGCCTCGCCGCCGGCTATGACGAGGTCGCGATGCGCGGGAACGCCGAAAGCGACCGCTTCGCCCTGTTCTATTTCCGCGGCCAGCGGCTGATCGCTGTCGACACGGTGAACCGGCCCGGTGATCACCTGACCGCCCGCAAGCTGTTGGCGCGCCGTGCGCCGCTCACGCCGCAGCAGGCGGCGGACGAGAGCACCGATCTGCGCGCGCTGCTGGATCAGGCCGCTGCCACCTGA
- a CDS encoding 2Fe-2S iron-sulfur cluster-binding protein yields the protein MPTIVYVQVDGAERRVEVPSGQSVMLGAIQNNVRGIDAECGGCLSCATCHIYVDTAWADRLPAPDAAESELLDGVAAERRPTSRLSCQLTVGPALDGLIVHVPATQS from the coding sequence ATGCCGACGATCGTCTATGTGCAAGTCGATGGGGCCGAGCGTCGCGTCGAGGTGCCGAGCGGCCAGAGCGTCATGCTGGGCGCGATCCAGAACAATGTGCGCGGCATCGATGCCGAATGCGGCGGCTGCCTCTCATGCGCCACGTGCCACATCTATGTCGACACGGCCTGGGCCGACCGCCTGCCGGCACCCGACGCGGCGGAGAGCGAGCTCCTGGACGGCGTTGCCGCCGAGCGTCGGCCGACGAGCCGGCTCTCCTGCCAGCTTACGGTCGGACCGGCGCTGGACGGGCTCATCGTCCATGTGCCGGCCACCCAGTCGTGA
- a CDS encoding aromatic ring-hydroxylating dioxygenase subunit alpha — protein sequence MMSREQNERITRVGAGTPAGKLMRLYWQPAALADELMGERPIKPVRLLGQDLVLFRDETGRLGLLDRDCPHRGADLAFGRLEGGGLRCAFHGWLFDAAGRCLDTPAEPEGSTLCTRIRQKSYPVIERGGIIFAYLGEGEPPAFPAFDCFTAPDSHVFAFKGLIDCNWLQALEVGIDPAHASFLHRFFEDEDTSGAYGKQFRGASAGSDMPMTQVLREFPRPVIEVERADYGLRLTALRRIDDEHTHVRVTNLAFPHAFVIPMSPEMTITQWHVPVDDTSCYWYAIFTSFTGAVDKAQMRAQRLELYELPDYRPRRNKANDYGFSAEEQREQTYTGMGNDINVHDQWAVESQGRIQDRTREHLGQTDKAITLYRRLLQAAIDQAEAGERPLMVLSPDEAAGLTGPATIDSIGPTVGWEEHWRRLERERRTGAPWGAKDHAA from the coding sequence ATGATGAGCCGTGAGCAGAACGAACGGATCACGCGCGTCGGCGCGGGAACGCCGGCCGGCAAGCTGATGCGCCTTTACTGGCAGCCGGCGGCCCTCGCGGACGAACTCATGGGCGAGCGGCCGATCAAGCCGGTACGCCTGCTGGGCCAGGATCTCGTGCTGTTCCGGGACGAGACGGGCCGGCTGGGGCTGCTCGATCGCGACTGCCCGCATCGCGGCGCCGATCTCGCTTTCGGGCGGCTCGAGGGCGGCGGCCTGCGCTGCGCGTTCCACGGCTGGCTGTTCGACGCCGCCGGCCGGTGCCTCGACACCCCAGCCGAGCCCGAGGGCAGCACGCTCTGCACGCGGATCCGGCAGAAGTCCTATCCGGTCATCGAGCGTGGCGGCATCATCTTCGCCTATCTGGGCGAGGGCGAGCCGCCGGCCTTCCCGGCCTTCGACTGCTTCACGGCACCGGACAGCCACGTTTTCGCCTTCAAGGGCCTCATCGACTGCAACTGGCTGCAGGCGCTCGAGGTTGGCATCGATCCCGCCCACGCGTCCTTCCTGCATCGCTTCTTCGAGGACGAGGACACGTCGGGCGCCTATGGCAAGCAGTTCCGCGGCGCCTCAGCCGGCTCGGACATGCCGATGACGCAGGTCCTCCGCGAATTCCCGCGACCGGTGATCGAGGTCGAGCGCGCGGACTATGGCTTGCGGCTGACGGCGCTGCGCCGGATCGACGACGAGCATACCCACGTGCGGGTGACCAACCTCGCCTTCCCGCACGCCTTCGTCATCCCGATGAGCCCCGAGATGACGATCACCCAGTGGCACGTGCCGGTCGACGACACCTCCTGCTATTGGTACGCGATCTTCACCAGCTTCACCGGCGCCGTCGACAAGGCGCAGATGCGCGCCCAGCGGCTCGAGCTCTACGAGCTGCCGGACTATCGCCCGCGCCGCAACAAGGCCAATGATTACGGTTTCAGCGCCGAGGAGCAGCGCGAGCAGACCTATACGGGCATGGGGAACGACATCAACGTCCACGACCAGTGGGCGGTCGAATCCCAGGGCCGCATCCAGGACCGCACCCGCGAGCATCTGGGGCAGACCGACAAGGCGATCACGCTCTATCGCCGCCTGTTGCAGGCCGCGATCGACCAGGCCGAGGCAGGCGAGCGGCCGTTGATGGTGCTGTCGCCGGACGAGGCGGCCGGCCTGACCGGCCCGGCGACCATCGACAGCATCGGGCCGACCGTCGGTTGGGAGGAGCATTGGCGCCGGCTCGAGCGCGAGCGCCGGACCGGCGCGCCATGGGGAGCCAAAGACCATGCCGCATGA